In the Salvia splendens isolate huo1 chromosome 16, SspV2, whole genome shotgun sequence genome, CAAGCGAGAGATCATCTTCTGCACAGCTTCTCCAAACCAAATACCAATACACGACTTCAGTCACAAATTTTCCGCAGCCGCCGCACAACATCCGCCGCCGATGGCCTACCACTAGGCTGCCGCGACGTGCACGAAAGCGCGACAAGCAATAGCTCAACCACCTGATCCTCCGATTCCTCGCGGCCAATCAGACTAGGATCGATCACCGCAGCCGTCCCCTTCTCTTCCACCACCGTCTGCACCCAATCAGGCAGCGCCACGTCTTCCTCCGTCAGAATTCCGTCGGGCTCCCTGCCCGTCAGCAGCTCCAGCAGCAGCACCCCGAGCCCGTACACGTCCGCCTTCTGCGAACCCACGCGCGTGTCCAACACCTCCGGCGCCCTGTACCCGTTCAGGCTCGAGCTCGACCCAACCAGTTGCGCTAGCCCGAACTCCGACACGCGCGCCTCGTAGTCCTCGGTGATGAACACGTTCGACGACCTGATGTTGCCGTGCACTGTCCCAGACCCCACCGAGTGGAGATACTCGATCCCCGATGCGACCCCCACCGCGATCCTGCATCTCGTTTCCAGCGACAGAGATTGGTTACTCATTCCTGTCATCGATAAAGATTGCAGTGTCAGTTTAATGTTTTTAAACAAAAGTAAACTAATTTTATAGTGATcatgtttttaaaaatagaaaaatagactaattttgtAGGATAGACTAAAATGGCAATATCTCACCGTAAGAGTGGAGAGCGGCGGCGAGGCTGCCTTTGGTCATTGGGTGGTAGACAAGGAGCTTCTCCTCCGTACCGTAGAAGTAGCCGCGGAGAGGCTCCAGATTCCGGTGAAGAAGCGATCCGACCTCCTCGATTTTGGCTCTGAACTCGGCCTCAGGAACAGAGACATTCTTCAACCTCTTTACAACCACTTGAATTCCGCTCTCAAAATACGCCTTATACGTGGATCCGATCGTCCCTTTCCCCATCACCTCTGCTGAGGCGCTCAGCAGCTCCTGCAAACTGAAAACCTCATCCTCTTTCCCCAAAAACACCAATCCATCGCTGCCCTTCGTCTCCGAATATTCATTGTTACGCCAGTTGTATTGCTCTGTATCTGGAGTCCTAATGTCGCCGGCGGGGGAGCGCGGGGCCGGAGACCTATGCGGAAGGACTTTTCTGCTTCTGTATGTTTTCCACAAAACGAAGGCGATACACAGAATTATAAGTAATGCAGAGAATGATCCTATTGCGATTCCGGCTATTGCGCCGTCGGAAAGGTTGTTTTCACCATTACTTGGGCAAGAAGGAAGAGGTCTGCCACAGAGAGAGGTTCCTAAAAAGGATTGATCGGAAAAATTGCCTAATGCCGGCGGAATTGATCCTGTTACATCGCTGTTGAAGGAAATGTTGAAATTTCTAATGTTGATTAGGTTATTCCAATCAGGAATCGGTCCCGTGAACGTGTTGTTTTCCAGATACAAAGTCCTCAAATTAGTGAGGTTGTTGAAATTGGTAGGTAGATTGCCGGAGAATCTGTTTCCAGCGAAATTCACACGCAGGAGATTCGTTAACGTGAAAAAGGTATCCGGAATATCGCCGGAGAAGCTGTTCCCTTGCAGGTGGATATCCTCGAGGTAAGTGCACGACGATAAATCGGAAGGGAGTTGGCCGGAGAGGGCGTTGTTGCGGAGGCTGAGCACCCGGAGTTGGGTGAGGTTTCCGACGGAATTCGGCGGGAGGGTGCGTCTGAGGCCGCTGGCGGGGAGACGGAGCTCGACGACGCGGTTGGTTGTGGCGTTGCATACAACGCCCCGCCACGAATTGCAAGGGGAGGAGCCGGCGGTGGTGTTCCAGCGGAGGGTTTGGCCGCCGACAGCCGCTCGTAGGCGGAGGAGGGCGGAGCGGTCCGCGTCGATATCGGAGAATACTTGTGCCAGGgagaggaggaggtggaggaagaggaagaggaagaggaagaggtgGTGTGACATTTTTTTTATGGTGTGAATTTGAAATGTAGGACAATTTGGAGTctttgaagaagaagatttttgcGAAGATTGAATGCAAATTGCTAAATTGAAGAGTTGTTTAGATGTTGGTAGAGCGACGGTCAACGATTAGTTGCGCGTTGAGGGTTGACTTGATGTTGCACGGAATTGACGGCTGCCGTGACTATTCTATTGTGTCCATTTTGGTTTACATGACTCACATTTTGATTAGGACAAATTCAGATTTATTATTAGTTAATTATTGTATTTACATGAGGAATGTTCATTACGAGTGCATATCAATATTTAATCATTGTGCAATAAAGAAAAATCGATGTTGGCTCATGTGTTGCCTTGAATTCTACCAAGTTTTGTATTCTACTTCCATTTGATGAATTTCTTTCTTTGTTTCTTCAATTTATCACAAAAATTAATCTACTCACTTTAATATCATTGCAATTTGCAATAGCGTGCAATACTTGTCTACAATTGGTGGGTGGGGTTTTTCAGTCGACGGATTCCAGATTAGGCAGGTTTAAAATAGTGGAAGGATGCCGGTAAATGGAATGGAATTAGGTATTAAAACATTTTGACAAATAATTGACACATTTATTACCTCGAGTTaactaatttttataaaattattataaacgTAACACCGGATTGTCAAAGCTGATAAAGCCCTCATATGcttttcttttatgaaattGACCAAAGGGGACATGTAAATTGGTTtattaaagttgtaatttgaaGCTAATAAATATCGAATTTAACTAGTTTACTTCTGTTTGATTTTCTTGGTTTTGCCTCTCTGTTGTTTGTTGCTTCCGCTGAATTATTTGTCCAaccattaataaattatttgactCTATATTCTGcatcaaaaaaaataaaattatctcaGGAGAGAAATCCTTTGTGATAAAGATAATTTTGAATGAACCAAAATTTATATTCAAATACTATTAAACATCAATAACAGGTCATGACCCATCATATGTTTTaacacaatatttttttttcgattctATTACGGAGTTGAGTATACAACTTAAATGTCATACAATTTTTGTACACTTTCTGTTGGAGATTGGAGAATATCTCGCAAAGAATGAGGAAGATTACGAGAATATTAGACGGGATATTTAGACGCAATTAAGGAGATTATGATTGAGAAAATCTTACCATGTATAATAATCCCTATGCCTGTATATGATGTATCAGTTCATTGTTAATATACATAACACAATTATACAATTCCACATGGCATCCGAGCAGGTTAGGCTCAGAAAACTATCATCATAGCCCCTAAACATACCTTTCTCGACCGAAACGGCGAGAAAACCAATCAAGCCAAAGAGATGGCAGACGATAAACCAGAAATCGAACCTGTGGCCGAGAAGATCAGGTCGAGTAAAAGTGTTACCATAGCCTTCAAATTGAACGGTTTGAACTATCCGTTATGGGCACGGCTGATGAAGGTGTCTATAGGCGGCCGAGGAGTCTACCGCCATATATCGGGAACACCACCACCGCCACTACCGACGGAGAAAGGGTTCTCCGATTGGGAGGAGATAGACCTTATAGTCTTCTCCTGGATAATCGACAATATGGAGACCAATCTAATCGCGGATTTCGTGCATCACCAGACGGCAAAGGCGCTATGGGATACCCTCGCCATTACCTTCGCAAGTTCAGCGGACTCGTATCTCATATATGATCTGCGAGACAAAGCAAGCAGAATTATGCAAGGAGATTCAACGTTAGAAACCTATTGGAGCAGACTACACGGGGCTTGGATCGACATCGATCGATGCCCTCAAAAAACCGTAAATTGCTGCGACAAGGGAGTTGCACAATGCCGAGACATCAAATCCGAGCTGCGTCTATTTAAATTTCTCACCGGATTAAACGAGAAGTATGATTGGGTTCGACGAGAGATCCTCAAGGAGGACCCCTACCCCTCAGCCGACGTGGCATACGGGTGGGTGAAACGGGAGGCGGCTCGACTCAAGATCATGCCACCGGCGTCCGATTCAACCCCCATTACCGTCGGAAATGATACATCATCGGGGGTCGGATTCGGAATCGGAGCTCGAGAGTACCGTCAACCACACCAACAGCCGCAACAGAGAGGACAGCCGCCACCGACGCAACGCTCCGTCGCCAACCGCAGGGGAAACAGCAAACCGGACAAATCTAGGCTATGGTGCTCACACTGTGGGATGCACAAGCACACAAAGGAAACGTGCTTCCAATTGGTGGGGTATCCAGACTGGTGGGAGGAAGAGAAGGCCGGAAAAGCCAAGGTTGCAATCGGAACCAACAGCGGGAGTAGAAACCCGACGGAAGGAAACCACGAAATAACGGGATTTCAGGAGAAACGGCCTGAGACCGGCGGTCTCCCAACCGGTGGCGGCGGACGTGGTGAGAACGGCGGCGGAGGGGGGAAGGCAGCGGAGGCGATGATCGCCTCGCTCAGACtcgacggaggcggcggtgaaATTGGAGGTAAAGGGTTGGGGATTGAGCACCCTAACCCTAACAACACCTATTTTGCTATTAAGTTTCAATCTCCCAAATATTATGACAAATACCCCCAGCTTACTGATAATTGCGAAAAAGACCCCATTTTATGCAAAAATTCGTTTGCATGCCTAGAAAACTTATCTTGTGCATTTGAGGCCCAAAGTTGTGATATTGTTGATGATACGggttggatttttgattgtggggccacCGACACTATGTCATATGATAGACGTGATTTTTTGGAAATTCATAAGACTCCTAAGTCTCATATAAAAACTGCAAACGGGGGAGTAACACCTGTCGAAGGGGCAGGAACTATAGAGATTTTTCCGAATGTTCATATCCCCAACTGCCTTTATGTTCCAAAACTGTCTCAAAAGCTAATGtcaattagtcatgtgactaaggaTTTAAATTGCACGTTGCTAATGCACCCAAATTTCtgtatgttacaggatatccggacggggaagattattggacgtggcactgagcgtcgtGGGCTCTATTTTGTGGATGAGATTGCTCGACAAGATGGTgcggcgatgcttgctcacggatccacTAATCAAGATACTTGGCTATGGCACCGTCGGATGGGCCACACCTCTCCGGGTTATTTAAAATCCTTATTTCCTAAGCTTTTTGTTCCTAGAAACTTCTCGTGTGAAgcatgtgttttggccaagagccaccgaAACTCTTTTAAACCAAATGATACTCGTGTTGACACTGTTTTTTCTTTgatacattctgatgtgtggggcccagcGCCTATAGGAACTAGTTCTGGTTTTAAGTACTTTGtgatttttgtggatgattgcagTAGAGCTACTTGGgtttatttcatgaaacataaatctgaagtATATGACAAATTTTTACTCTTTTATAAAATGATCCAAACTCAATTCCAGACACCAATAAAAATCCTACGATCTGATAATGGGGGGGGAATTTTTAAATAGTTCAATGACAAAAAATTTTGGCGAAAACGGGATGGTacatcaaacttcttgttcccacacaccagaacaaaatggggtagctgaaCGAAAAAATTGAATCATCCTCGAAATGACTAGAGCCCTCCTATTTGATTCAAAGGTACCCCCTTCATTTTGGCCAGAAGTCGTAGCGACCTCCGTCTACCTCCTAAACCGTCTTCCCACAAAAACACTTAACCGAAAAACACCCATAGATCACCTTTCCACCTTAACCAAAATTCCCTCGGCCTTATCCCTACCACCTAAGACCTTTAGATGCTCTGCTTATGTGCATGTTCCTAAGCATGAGAGGAATAAATTTTCCCCGTGTGCGATTAAGTGTGTGTTTATGGGATATGGGATCAACCAGAAGGgctatagatgttatgaccCCAAGACCAAACGGGTAattaccaccatgaactgcaacTTCCTCGAGACCGAATTCTTCTACCACCTTGggactcagggggagagtgagagaCAGGGGGAGACCCAAGAAGATGACTCCCGTCGGTGGTATATGCCAAGTAACTTTGATTCGGATCCAACAGAGCAAGCTGGCACTGTTCATGAGCCGATCCTGTCCGCAGAAACGATCCCGACAACGCTTCCGCCGCGCTCCTTTGATCCAACCGAAACGGAATCCGAGGTAATTTCTAGTCCGAGTCATGATCCTTCACCTATTGTTCCTGACTCACCTAgtacagaagaagaagaagatactgCAATTGACCAGGATACAGGGCAGTATGTGCTTCCTCCAAGAAGTACGAGATGAATCCCACCCAAGAGATACTCCCCTGAACGAATAGGGAGGAGAAGCAGATACTCGGTGGCTAACTTTGCAGAAGCAAACATGTCGAAAATGGCAAAAGCGTTTCATACAGCGCTCTATGAAGAGGAGATCCCCAGAACCTTCGAAGAGGCCTTCCGAGTCAAACATTGGAGGGAGGCAATGCTTGTCGAGATGAAAGCACTGAAACGGAACGGTACTTGGGAGATCAGTCCACTTCCTGATGGAAAGCATACAGTTGGttgtagatgggtgttcacgATCAAACGTAGACCCGATGGAAGCATTGAGCGATACAAAGCTCGATTGGTCGCAAAAGGGTATACTCAGACTCAGGGAGTAGATTACTCAGAAACCTTCTCCCCGGTCGCAAAGATGAACACTATAAGAGTACTACTATCAGTTGCAGCAAATCAGGACTGGCCACTTCATCAGTATGACGTCACCAATGCATTCCTCCATGGAGAACTGAAGGATCCTATCTACATGGAGGCCCCACCGGGCTTCACAGAAGAATTTGGACAGGACAAGGTATGCAAGTTGAAGAAAACTCTGTATGGGCTGAAGCAATCCCCGAGggcatggtttgggagattcacaGACGTTATGAAACGATATGGCTATCAGCAGAGTAACTCCGACCACACACTGTTCATCAAGCGGAGAGGAGAAAAGATCACCTGCCTGATCATTTACGTAGACGATATGATTATTACAGGGGATGATGCAGAAGAATTGAAAGACCTCAAAGGGCATTTGGCTGcagagtttgagatgaagaacCTAGGAGACCTCAAGTATTTCCTCGGGATCGAAGTGCTCAGATCGAAAAAAgggatcttcatcagtcaacggaaatacattCTCGACCTTTTGACCGAAATGGGAATGCTAGAGTGTAAACCAGCGGATACTCCAATAGTGCAAAACCATGGCCTTCAGATAATCAAAGGAGCAGCATCAACTGATCGAGGCAGATACCAAAGGTTGGTAGGGAAGCTTATCTATCTGTCCCACACTCGGCCAGATATCGCATATGCAGTCGGAGTGCTTAGTCAATTTATGCATAACCCACAGGGAGAGCATTGGGAGGCAGCACTCAGAATTGTGCGCTACCTGAAGGGAACAACCGGACATGGAGTATTATTTCGGAAGAATGGACACCTGGATATTCACGGGTACACCGATGCagactgggcagggaacccagtTGATAGGCGATCTACAGGAGGATACTTCACATTCGTGGGTGGCAACTTGGTCACTTGGAGGAGCAAAAAACAGAAGGTAGTAGCCTTGTCAAGCGCAGAAGCTGAATTTAGAGGCATCAAGAGTGGACTTACTGAAATCTTGTGGCTCAGAAGGGTAATGAAAGAACTAAACCTCGACTCAAAGAAGACCTGCAAACTACTCTGTGACAACAAGGCAGCAATCAGCATTTCCGAGAACCCAGTGCAACATGATAGAACGAAGCATGTCGAGATCGATCGACATTTTATAAAGGAGAACCTTGAAGAGAAGATTGTAGAAATTCCATATGTAAAGTCCGAAGATCAACTCGCAGACATCTTGACCAAGGCAGTGCCTGCAAAGAACTTTCACGAAGTtttgggcaagttaagttttGGGGATCctgtcacttaacttgagggggagtgttggagatTGGAGAATATCTCGCAAAGAATGAGGAAGATTACGAGAATATTAGACGAGATATTTAGACGCAATTAAGGAGATTATGATTGAGAAAATCTTACCATGTATAATAATCCCTAGGCCTATATATGATGTATCAGTTCTTTGTTAATATACATAACACAATTATACAATTCTACACTTTCCTCTTATTCAAAAGTTAGAGAAGTAGATTAGATTTGCTTTCATTTTTCCATCCGTTTTTCCATATGATTGGTTTGGAGACTGATTATATTCCATCCGACACATTATATGGGGTacgtttagtttagtttagttatgtggaataatgtaATACTCTGCATAAAAGAGTACGATTCAttaaaattgttatttttttaagagCTTGGTTTTTGGTACATGTCAATTGTAATGAAAGACTACAAAATGGTATACAAATACACCACACAAATAATTCAAACTTGGGAAAagacagaaaaaaaaagtaagccATCATTTATTAATGACAAGGAGTTGCATGAAAATAGCATTGGTGTATGACTTATTCAAAAACAACTTTTTCGAGAATTACAAATAATTCTATGCCGTAATATTATATAGACCAGTTCTCCTATACAGACACGCGTTAAAGTATCAATTAGAGTGATTAATGATAAACATTAATCACAAAAATTAAGGTATTATTCATATTAATCCTCTTGATTAAAGTATTGATTAGAGTGATTAATGATAAACATCCCTTTTGAACTTGACACATTTTGATTAATTATCATTTAAATTTAGTGCTCcgtggagtatattttatctaAATTCATACCGATTTGTTGGTTGATTAATTTGTCGGAGTTTTGATAGAAAATGACATTAAAAGAAGTTAAGATAGaagtataaaatttataatgGAGTAGTAATAGTTTACGGCTTTGAAGGAAGGAAAGTAATGATTGGGTGGTTTTTCCCCACTAATGACATGCTCTCATAAGCTTTAAAGTTTAAACCCTACAACTATTTCCTTTGATGGACTCTGCCTTCTCTCATCCAATCTAGTTGACCGGAGCTTTGAAGTTTGTGGTACTAATAAATTGAAgaaattaattactactcccttcgtcccaaggaagatgacctcttccttgggcggcacggagttttatgcaattttattttgtgtgttaagtggagagcgtaaagtaagagagagataataaagtagagagaaatgtgttttcatttatagtaatgggtcatcttggatgagacaaaccaaaaagaaaagtgggtctatctttagtgggacagagggagcactattttatatttgaagaTGACTAGTTGAAAGCTTGCATTCGAGATCTAGTACTAGGCTCATACAATAAGTTATATCGTCTAGCAAAAAGAGGATTTCATCTAATCAACTATATAGTTTATTCTGGTAACTTTAATACCGTTAtctcttgttttttttaatcttatgtATTATTATTTCGAGTTATAATCTGGTGTGTAGCAAGCAATTACTAGCTTTCTACCTTATACATTTTCACATTTTTGGTATATGATGGGATTATTAGtccttatgaatttaatttggaaaatattgaaaaaaaatcgaacatttattgatatttttaatatttcctttttatattatatttttcattattcTTGAAATAATAAGAGGCtagataatattttaattattctctaaATATGAGATGGGCCCATCGATTAAATATACCCTATGGGCCTATGTAACCAATCCTTTTCTACCATTCCTTCTTTGGGCTTTGGTGTTCTCATAGAGCTCATCATCAAAATTGGGCCACAGTATTCCTCAACTGGCAAAGTGCAAACTCAAGTCTATAGTTATACGAGAAAAATTGGctagaataaaatattactactattataaaaGAAGATGTGTAGAGGAATTTCACATATTAGGATCACTAATCACTCGAATAATTATATGAGAAACCattctaaaaaatattttccgcCTAAACACAGTGTTTAAAACGCGTTGCAAATATAGCAGTAATATACTATATGCATCTTAAGCTGAAGGTTGTAGTGAGTCttaaatttgatttaaaaattataaaaagtaGTTTTGAAAGGAATCAAGTATGATTATTCGAACATTATTTACAACTATATTTTCTCTTGCTCCTGTCTCTACTTTTGCCTATTGGGTTTTCAATATTTTgtttgtatttaattatttgtatttttatttttgtgactttttaaaataattagctATTAGTATGATTAAACAAAGTTTTAGACTATGTGAATGTGAGTACCCATTTTCTGCAAGTGCAACACTGCTACGTTTGTGAGCATGCttattctctccaaaaaaattGAACATTTTCTGTATGCTTGTCTTGTGAGTTGTGTGCACCAAACATATGGTAATTTCTTGACACAGCATCGCACCAAAATAACCTTGTCAATTTGTTATTGGAGTCTACCTCGAACACATAGTGAAAGCCTGAGCATGATTCTTTCTTCTTACTCATTTTATTCAGAATCAATTGAGCATCAACCTCTTTCAGATGTTCTTTCATGTCACGAACACAATTCCTGATGTCCGTTACGGTGCAACCAACCGAATCATATCCGCCCAACACCTCTCTTAATAGATTAAATGTCATTGTGGGACCAAT is a window encoding:
- the LOC121771600 gene encoding probable inactive receptor kinase At1g48480, whose amino-acid sequence is MSHHLFLFLFLFLHLLLSLAQVFSDIDADRSALLRLRAAVGGQTLRWNTTAGSSPCNSWRGVVCNATTNRVVELRLPASGLRRTLPPNSVGNLTQLRVLSLRNNALSGQLPSDLSSCTYLEDIHLQGNSFSGDIPDTFFTLTNLLRVNFAGNRFSGNLPTNFNNLTNLRTLYLENNTFTGPIPDWNNLINIRNFNISFNSDVTGSIPPALGNFSDQSFLGTSLCGRPLPSCPSNGENNLSDGAIAGIAIGSFSALLIILCIAFVLWKTYRSRKVLPHRSPAPRSPAGDIRTPDTEQYNWRNNEYSETKGSDGLVFLGKEDEVFSLQELLSASAEVMGKGTIGSTYKAYFESGIQVVVKRLKNVSVPEAEFRAKIEEVGSLLHRNLEPLRGYFYGTEEKLLVYHPMTKGSLAAALHSYGMSNQSLSLETRCRIAVGVASGIEYLHSVGSGTVHGNIRSSNVFITEDYEARVSEFGLAQLVGSSSSLNGYRAPEVLDTRVGSQKADVYGLGVLLLELLTGREPDGILTEEDVALPDWVQTVVEEKGTAAVIDPSLIGREESEDQVVELLLVALSCTSRQPSGRPSAADVVRRLRKICD